The sequence TGATGACCACATACTTCTCACTGtgctggaagaaggagagcagATATGATGCGTCTCCATTCCCTCAACAGGGTTCGACACCAAACTCCATCTTCGACGTTACAACATAATTGGTGCCCCGGGCACCAGTTTGGAACGATATTGCCATTCTATTTCCAGTTGGCCGATATGGACATCATATCAGTGCACCACACTTCGGCGACAGAGGACAAGCAGAACGAGATGGGGAAGCCAAAGTGTTCCGATTTTTTGGTTTCAATCTCAATGGCAGCGTCAGTGATGATAAGGTTCGAAATTTACTTCATCGAAACGACGCAATGTGTCCCAGACCCGCACACAGTGTTCTGATTTGATGCAGAAGCAATACGAATCCAAATGTGTAGCCTATCCATCCCAAGGCCCATCCCCCTAAACCCCCCTCCCCGGGGACATCTACTGACAACATCCCAACCCATATCCAACCCAACAAAACGAGATCCACAAAGATATCGAAATTATCGGTTCGACTTGGCGACACGCTCGagctcatccttcttcttgatggcGTAAGAGTTGGAAGACCCCTTGGCAGCGTTGACGAGCTCATCGGCGAGACACTCGGAGACCGACTTGGAGTTGTGGAAAGCGGACTCTCGGGTCTGTACAAAAGCCGTCAGTATGCTACAGGGGAAAGGATGGTGCAGATGCAAAGCTTGACTCACGCCGATGGtcaagagagagatagcCTGGTTGACCCTCCTCAAAGGAGAGACATCGACGGCCTGTCGTCGGACGGTACCCTGAGAACCAATTCGGGTAGAGTCTTCTCGGGGACCAGTGTTGACAACGGCGTCGACTGTGATTAGTAGTCAGCGAGAGTGCCCTATACATGTACAGACATAGTGTAGACTTACCGAGAACCTGGACGGGGTTCTGCTCGgtgacgaggtggatgatTTCGAAGGCGTGTTGGACGATTCGGACGGCCATGATCTTCTTACCGTTGTTTCGGCCGTTCATCATGAGGCTGAGATGACAAATGGTTTGTCAGTTGACCATTCTTCAAATCCAGTTCTGACCATGAATGACTTACGCGTTGACGAGTCGCTCGACGATGGGCATTCGACCCTTGGCGAATTGCTTCTTGGCATATCGGCCAGCAGTGTGGGCTGGGATTAAGGAAGACCGTTAGTCAAAACATTCAGATGACTACTATGCTGACACAAAGCGGCGGAAAGTCGACTCACGAACGTAGACAGCGTGGTTGACGTTGATGTAGTCTTGGAGCGAGATGTCCTTGACCTCAACACTGGTAGGAGAGGTGATATCAGCGATCCATCCCGTGATCTTGAGCGTCTCCCTCTATCCATTCTCCAGTATCTGTCCCAAACGCCTTGTGGGGGCATCGATGCgaccatccttcctccgTTGCTAATCATCCCCATTGGTGCTTGGTTCTTCGTTGGCCCTAATCCATCGTTCGCTTTGACCTCATCGACCCGTTCTCCTCCTGACCGAGATCTCcagcgaagagaaggaatggaTTCACTTACCCCTCAGACTCCCACTTGCCGAAGAGCTTGACGGTACCCTCGTTGGCAACCTTTTGCACATCAACCGGGAGAGAAATCGACATCTTGATTATCCTgtttcttttctttttctaACTTCTGTGTTCGGTACAGATGAATCGCCTCGTCAagatgatgggagaggtcgatgagaagataGGACTTTGGTTTAGAGCCGAGAAGGACTTGAtggttgaagaagaaggaataAACGGCAAACTCGATTCAGAGTAGCTAACAGATACGTTTCGATGCGATGGGATCCCTCGCAGTCTCAGCGAGCTGTCACACGGGTTGCTGGTGAGAGTGTGTGGTACAACGGTGAGCATGTACTGGTGAGGCAAAGAGACAGGCCAAAGGTTGGGATCGGGAAATCGGAAATATGTGAAGGGAGGAATCGGATGAAACTAAGCTCGATGCTGTGGCATACACCTTATGGCCGAATCTTATCGCCGACCCTCTCATACGTAACATATGATCTTAGTTCGGCGTAGTCCGTCGCTACAGCTGCCTCTTTCCTGATCACGTGCCATTACTACTACGTGAGGCTACATTGGCTTTTGGAACGGGTGTTGTACATGAGTCGTTTCATGACGCCCGTTATTGCATTGATTGTTGACCCGATGATATTCTATACCAGCACAACAAACAATACCGAGCCGAGTCATCTTTGGTGAAGAACATAAGCGTGAAAGTACCTGGCCTGGGACGCATCGACCTCTCCGTTCGTTGTCGGTGCAAACTTCCCTCTATCATAGATTGCTGTCTTGTTTGGGTACCAGAACATATGTTACCCAGAACGATATGTATTTTTGAACACATGTACAGCCAGAGCCACCGTATCCGACTATTATAATCGGGGAACAAACTGGAGAACTGACTGCCCACAATTAAACCCCAAGTCACTGGCTTGAAGCACAGGTCCTGCCGACGATCCTCTCGTGATCTCGAGTGTCCAGTCAAACATAATATCAGGGTGAAAGCGGATCCAGAAGTTGGAGGATCGACGCTTGCCAGGAGCACACTGGAAGCATAGTTTCTTGTCCACGTGATGTCATGGCCACCATATATTGAGCCAGCTGATCCAAACGAGCAAGGCAAAACCATAGCAGCCAACAAGTATGCCGAGAGTAATACAACTCGTCAGAAGCGTTGTTGAGGAGAAATGGTAGGCTTAACGAGCGTGCGCAGGCGCTTGTTAGGAAGTAGTTTTAATTCCCTTTTGATCGATCCGTCGCCGTCCGGTCACTGAATGACTTGTATGTAAGGCACTTCAGCCGCCCCAACAGAAGCTGTGTTCGATCGAGGATAGACTCACTTTGGGCATAATGCCAGTTCCTCTTCGTGTCCCAGCCGACATCAATATAGTATCGGACCAGGGAATGGTCGTCGGCATTGATACCTCGTCCTCTACTCGTAAGAAAGGTAAGGCTCAACAACTAGAATCCTAGCAGAACGCGGTCGACCTTCAACCAAACAAGATATGAGTCCTTCGACCTGCGAGCCGCATATCGAGATGCAGAAATTATGAGAATTCAAATGTCAGAGACAGTACTACGAGACACTTGTGGAATGCAGGTCAGTAGAATGTGGCACGAGGTTGTGGGTGTGGCCGTGGAACCTCTAGTTGGCAGAGCGTTTGGACTTGTCTAAGATGACGATTGACAGGATGCCAGCTCCCGATTTGTACTTGCTGTGAGAGAAAGTGCATACCTGCTGTGAATTGTCAAGCCTGTCTCGGGAACCGTGAAGCTCCTGATCAGTACAGGTGCGGCCACATCAGAGATCATGTTCGCATCGTTTTCACTTTGAAGAGAGTATTTTGTAGACACGACTGATCctgtttcttctctcagAGCAGCTCATCTCAACACTTCTACTTACCTGTGGTTCATGCATGTCGGACCGCATCTATTATTTGGGCGTATGAGTCCAGCCCATGCATAGCGATAACCGCTTGGCCTATACCCACTCACAGCGCTGCACCGGAAAGAACCGGGAAGCCTGTGCCACGATCGGCGTTTTGCTCAAACCCCGTCTGTGAGGGACTGGGACCAGTGAGGTGGATTAGAGTTGTGGGATGTTTTTGATCCCTTTTCTCGGGTGCAGCAGCGGTAAGTTAATGAGCAGTGGTAATGGATAGCACACCACGTAGCTCAGATCAACCAACCAACCAACCAACCAACCAACCAACCACATTCCCAATTTATATACATAATCTtacacctcctccaatcgTCATCTagacaccactcaccactcagCTGTCTCCTGTCATCATGTCCATCCTCCGACTCCGATCCGCCATCTcccccctctcctccatcaggCAATACGCCACCGCCGCCGCTCAACCCATCTCCGTCACTTCCACTCGTTCGAACGCCTCAGCCCCCATTCTCGGTAACATCGAGGCCAGCTGGAAGACCCTGCCCGCAGAGGAACAGTATGAGGTCTACCAACAGCTCGAACAACttcagaagaaggactgGAAGGAGTTGACATtagatgagaagaaggctggTGAGTCGTTTGCTCAGTGCTCCTCGTCGTTGGAGACACGCGAAAAATGGGTTCGAGACGTTGTGATGATTCGACAAATTGTCATTGGCCGGAAGAGACCGGAACCGTGTCCGTTCCTCCAACTCGTCACATATCAATTTCAttaccatcatctcacatCTCAGCGCCGACCAAGAGAGGGCTGTCGTCGAGAGCGGGTCGTTCTCATGTGCAGGTCGCGAACCCATGCATGTGCTCATCGCTGCGATGGACTCGGAGACACGCTATTCTGTCTTCCGAACTCGCTCCACTTTCCCACCATCCCTGAGCACAGCGCCTCTGTCCTGCCCTATCGATATGGAACCACGCTGATGGTCTAATTTGAATTCCAATCAATCGCGTCCATAGCCTACTTTGTTGCTTTCGGTCCTCACGGTCCTCGAGCACCTGTCTCTGAGCCCGGACACGGTCTCAAAGTCTTCGGTGGTGTCGCTGCTGCCGTCGCTGCCGCTTTCGGTTTCTTCACCCTTGCCAAATCATACTGTGAGTTCCAATTCACGCTCCAAACCTGATCCTACCTAGCCGATCCGAGTCCGCAGAGTAAGTCGATGCTAATTCTTGTTTGTCTCAATAGCCGCCCCATCTCCTAGGACCATGACTCCCGAGTACCAGGAACAAATGAACGAGTACATGAAGTCGCAGAACATGAACCCTATTGTGCGTATACAAttcctttctcccttcctccaactGTTGGCCCGTCGCTCAATTGCGATTTACTGATTTATATTGGTCACAGTCCGGTGTCTCTTCCGAAGGATACAAGGGCAAGGGTATGGTTCAGTCAAAATAATCGAGCaaactcttcttcgaatGTCGATGGATCAaggacatggacatggatGGTTGAGTGCTTTGTGAACGAAGGATGGATGACTGTGTGATTTGTTTGGTTGAATCTTCGTTGAGTTGAAATTAGATCTCCCCTCCTGCCGCTTGATGGGGATCGATATCAACACCATCATGCTGCTTGTTACTTTCatggaaggaaaggagataTGAGAGAAATGGAAATGAAAATCAAATCAGTAGAGCAACTCGAAACCAAATCGGCTCTGTTTACTGATGAACACTGGCGCTACACCTGGCCTCGTTCTTTTGCTCGTTGCTGACATGTGAAGTGCAGTACTGATTGGTCTCGGAAGATCTTTCGCATCCTTTGAAAGACGATCGATCCCAGTGCCGTAAGATCCCACGTGTTACGACATCTAGCATGTCGGTAGTGTATGCTGCACGATGTCGAGGCCAAATGCTCACAACGCTTTGTGCATGCATACATTGCGAGCGTGTTGACGTACTGATTGAGCCTCCCCTTCCGACAGAGGACGACATCTGCACCATGCTGATGACCactgagaaggagggggagcTTATTGCGTGAAATCGGATCTCGACTCTGACAACGTCTTCTGGAACGCATGTGCATGTGCATGTGCATGTGCATGTCATCGCCCAGTCGCTCCTGCTTGTCCATCCTGTATAGCTTtgatcatcctccctcccaACTTTGTCGCTTCTTCGAATCTAGGTGCGAAGAAGTCTGCGATTTGAGAGTTGTAAGCATCTGATCTCCATTACTGACCAAGGTATTTACGGCTGAGCTCCGTGGTATCGAGACGAAAGAAACAGGAAGATAGCATGTGAGGGGCATCCCATGGAAATCCTTGAGAAAGATATGAATATCGAATTTCAAACTCACTCGCAACCTCCTCAAATCGTCTTTGGTACAGGTCAAAGTTCCCAAAGCTTACACACTCGCTCCATCCTCTAGCGCCAACCACGAACTCCACGTCGTCTGGTCTATGTACTCGATCTGACACCGCCGCAGAAATAGCAGACGATATCAGGGCTTTTGATCTGAACAAATACTCGGCGACTCCTACAAAGATTGTTCCGTCAGCATGCAATCCACCCCTGACCAGAGAGTCCGCGATccctgtcttcctctcccatACTGCCAGCGATCGTTTTTCCAGTGTTACATCTAGTCAcctttctcatcctccgCGCAACGTGCATACCGCCACATGATCCGTAACGCGAACACACAAAACGATCTCAACCTTCAACCCGCTCGGATGCTCCTTTTACTCATGCCGGACTCACCTATCCAAAGCATGAACACTGGTGTCCCAGCCACTGCCAGATGTTCATAAGGTCTTATCCCCAACCTCGCCCAGCAATCCACCATGGCCAACAGACTCAGGTGACTATTAGGActttctctcccctccGCTGGTTTTTGACCCAAACTGAACTGATCCAGGAAATCCTCTTTTAACAATATCGGcgctcttccttcttctttgcccccatcttcgtccctcttccaacCAAACACCTTTTCCCTAGCGTTCCATACCCGTTCACTCAATTCCAATTCCGAATTCTCGACCATCAGCTTGAACAGTTCAGTGACGGATCGGGAGTATTGCTGAATCTGAGTTTGGGCGGAAGGGTTGAGGAGGGCAAGTCCAGCATAGACATGCCATTTCGCAGCGTAGATTCGGAGGGTGATGTTTACTTTGATGACTTCGATTCCGGAAACGTAACGCGTCGTTTCCCAAGGGTAAGAAGCGGAATTGCGCCACGCTGTGCCCATGCTGCAAACAGTCCCACAAGACGTGAAATCAGCTCGCATTGCAAGACGATGTACTCCACCATATGGTGAAGCTCACGTGAGGAAGGCAGCATGGGTGACAGCTTGAGTGTTGGCAGTCACCATGTCATGTTCTTCATAGCTCAAATAGACATATCGACTTTTGAATGATCGGAAGACGTCTTCGACCATCCTGACATTCTCCTCTGGACCTCGGTAATGTATTATGATCTGGAGTCACTGTCAGTGTCACTCCATGTGGAGCTTCTGGATTGCCAGTCCGCTTAATCCCAGCCTATGTTTCATGACTGATACAAACGTAGAACGTTTCACTCACTAACGGTTGCCCTTCCGTCGTTACACTGGGTCCATGTAGACTGTGCACGCTGACCACATTCACGTCCTCAGGTAGCCATTTGTCGAacgcctccttctctggAGCCTTCACGGACGTCTGACCAGCGACCACAGCTCCGACTTTTGTAGATGGTCCATATTCGCGGACAACAGCTGATATGGCCGCTGCTTCGACCGAGTAGATGATGAAATCAGACAGACGGGAAACGGCATGACCATCTCGCAAGGGGGTTATACCGGTGCCTACGGAGGAGTAGGGAATTGATCAATGGTCAGACTCTACGAGTAGGGATATGTGAGAGGAGTGATGAAGTGGGTGTGAAGGTACCTTCCAGCTCAACTTTCAAGGTCTCGTAGGAGTCGGGTTTGTCACATACGTAAATGCTACATGATTCGGGATTCATATATCAGCCTCGCTACCTCCCATCGGAGACACATGCTATGATGTTCCACCTACGTCTTGTGTCCGCCTGCTTTTAATCGTTTGGCATACATCCTGCCCATCTACGAAAGACGAGGTGATCAGCACCAGCGCAGCATGAGTAAAGCTCAGTCGAAGGCTGCGCATTGCATCACGTTGATGCTACCACAGACAAGCTAGGCTCTGgcatcactcacatccccCATCCCGATGATCCCAACAACAGGTTGAGCCTTCTCCGTCATGATGTCGCGCGTTGTCCTTCGGGTTGTGTGGTCCGCCGTATAGGTTGTGATGTCTGATTCTGCCGGTCAACAGATCGGTACACAACGAATCCTTTTCTCCTGGTTTGTGGTGGAGCGTTCAAGGTACTGAGCAAAAAAGACAAGGtgcagagaagagaccTGGTGGCTTTTGGGTGAGATGCAGTATCGTATACAacggaggacgaagacgacggaCATCAATTAAAAGGTCAGACTTGTCTCAGACTCGTAAAGTCTGGTCACGTGACCTGTACATGTGGCAGAGGCTCTGCGCAGCCAAGACCTATTCTATCCGGAGCCATTGCATGCATACCTGAGGGTAATCATAGGTAAGGAATCTTAAAGCTTTACGGAAATAACAAGATATAGAGATCTCCTTCAAGAAACAGGTATGGGGAACATTCACAGCAAGAATCCAATTAACGCCAGGCTGGAGCAAGATAATCTTGAAACATCACTTTCCGGTCAGCTCCTATCACCGTACCTATGCGAGGGTGTGACCACTCACCGTACTcgtcttctttctcttcttcctccttctgatGTTTTCGTCTTCGCC is a genomic window of Kwoniella newhampshirensis strain CBS 13917 chromosome 13, whole genome shotgun sequence containing:
- a CDS encoding 40S ribosomal protein uS7, whose protein sequence is MSISLPVDVQKVANEGTVKLFGKWESEGVEVKDISLQDYINVNHAVYVPHTAGRYAKKQFAKGRMPIVERLVNALMMNGRNNGKKIMAVRIVQHAFEIIHLVTEQNPVQVLVDAVVNTGPREDSTRIGSQGTVRRQAVDVSPLRRVNQAISLLTIGTRESAFHNSKSVSECLADELVNAAKGSSNSYAIKKKDELERVAKSNR